Proteins encoded in a region of the Micropterus dolomieu isolate WLL.071019.BEF.003 ecotype Adirondacks linkage group LG07, ASM2129224v1, whole genome shotgun sequence genome:
- the cxcr2 gene encoding C-X-C chemokine receptor type 1: MKRHLLIISVLKCLVLTTQGEGEKQQLTTDGFNFEEYNYTFVDEDQSTPCSVNVPGFNSMGLMITYIIVFVFSMVGNSVVVYVVCYMKKGRASTDIYLMHLAMADLLFSFTLPFWAIDVHSGWIFGNFLCKLLSGFQEASVYSGVFLLACISVDRHFAIVRATRALSSRHLLVKVTCSIVWLVAGLLSLPVAIQKESLHIEDLGQSICYENLTGESSHHWRVGIRVLRHTMGFFLPLLIMAVCYGWTLVTLFHVRNHQKQKAMRVILAVVFAFVLCWLPYNVTVLIDTLIRGGSIEETCDTRYRVEWMLNVTQLLAFMHCAVNPVLYAFIGQKFRNQLLSALYKHGLISKRLQVAYRKSSFSSVGSFRSRHTSTTM, translated from the coding sequence cAGCTGACAACAGATGGATTTAACTTTGAAGAGTACAATTATACCTTTGTGGATGAGGATCAGTCAACTCCTTGCAGTGTAAATGTGCCTGGATTCAATAGTATGGGCCTGATGATCACCTACATCATCGTGTTTGTTTTCAGCATGGTAGGCAACAGTGTAGTTGTCTATGTGGTTTGTTATATGAAGAAAGGCAGAGCCAGCACAGACATCTACTTAATGCACCTGGCGATGGCAgaccttctcttctcttttaccCTCCCGTTCTGGGCCATCGATGTTCATTCTGGTTGGATCTTCGGCAACTTCCTGTGCAAACTTCTGTCCGGCTTTCAGGAGGCATCAGTTTACAGTGGTGTTTTCCTGCTGGCATGCATCAGTGTAGACCGTCACTTTGCCATAGTGAGAGCTACACGTGCCCTGTCCTCGCGTCACCTGTTGGTGAAAGTGACGTGCAGTATCGTGTGGCTGGTGGCTGGACTGCTGTCCTTACCTGTGGCTATTCAGAAGGAGAGCCTGCATATTGAAGACCTGGGTCAATCCATTTGCTATGAAAACCTAACTGGTGAAAGCAGTCACCACTGGCGTGTTGGCATACGCGTTCTACGCCACACGATGGGCTTTTTCCTCCCACTGCTGATAATGGCTGTCTGCTACGGGTGGACTTTGGTGACGCTGTTTCACGTACGTAATCACCAAAAGCAAAAGGCCATGCGCGTCATCCTGGCAgttgtgtttgcatttgttcTGTGCTGGCTGCCTTATAACGTTACAGTACTGATTGACACACTCATACGAGGAGGATCAATTGAGGAGACATGTGACACTCGCTACAGAGTGGAATGGATGCTAAATGTGACCCAGCTGTTGGCCTTCATGCACTGTGCAGTGAATCCAGTGCTGTACGCCTTCATTGGGCAGAAGTTCCGTAACCAGCTGCTCTCAGCTCTTTACAAACATGGCCTCATCAGCAAGAGGCTCCAGGTGGCTTACAGGAAGAGCTCTTTCAGCAGCGTAGGGAGCTTCAGATCTAGACACACGTCCACTACTATGTAA